The sequence GCCTACCTGCAGGGGTTCGGCGGCGTCCTCTACGACGAGGACGCCGACGAACTGGGCGTCGACGACGACGCGGTCGTCGAGGGACTCGAGCTCATCCGCGACAATATCTACGAATACAGTCCGAACGACCTCGAGGAAGACACGAACCTCTCGGTATTCCAGGACGGGCAAGCGCCGTTCGCCGTTACCGGTCCGTGGAACCTCGGCGATCTCCGGGACGCCGGGATCGACGTCGGCGTCGCACCGTTGCCCGCGCCCGACGGCGGCGAGCCGACGCCGTTTACAGGCATTCAGATGTGGTACCTCACGTCTCGCCTCGAAGAGGCCGACGACGCGGTCCACGACGCGGTCCTCGACTGGGCGGAGTGGTACACCACGACCGAAGACGTCGCGACGACCAACGCGCAGGATCACGCGACCATCCCCGTCCTCCAGTCGGTCGTCGGAAACGGCGACCTCGGGGACGACGTCGGCGCGTTCAGTCAGACCGTGGATATGGGAATGCCGATGCCCGCGAGCAAAAAGATGGACGCCGTCTGGGATCCGGTCGAGTCCGCGCTCGACGTCGTCCTCGGGTCGGGCGGCGATCCGCGGGAAGAGTTAGAGAACGCCGCCGAACAGATTCGAGACTCCTGGAAATAACGTCCACCAGTATTCAATACTAGCAAAATGTCTGTAGATACACCCGAGGGCGTGGGAAATCGAATCCGTCGTCTCCTCCCGTCGAGAGCGACGGATATCGGGGTGGTACTGGTCTTACCGGGGCTAGTGCTGTTCTCGCTGTTCATGCTGTTCCCGATCGCGTTTCTCGTCTACCTGTCGATCACCGACGTGAGTCGAGCGGGCGACGTGATCGGGATCTTCCAGGGCGAGGCATCGATCGTCTGGTTTGCGAACTACCTCGAACTGTTCACCGACGGGGAGTTCTGGAACTCCATTGGGGTCACCTGGCTCTACGTCGGCGTGAGTCTGGGCCTGAAACTCGTACTCACGCTGGTGATCGCCATCCTGCTCACGCACGACCGGGTAGCCGGAAAGCGGTACATGCGGACGCTCGTCATCGTTCCCATGGGCTTTCCGCCGATCTTCGTGATCACGATCTGGCGGGCGATCTTTAGTCCGGCCAAGTTCGGACCGTTCAACCGGCTCG comes from Haloterrigena salifodinae and encodes:
- a CDS encoding extracellular solute-binding protein, which encodes MKRRPVLKGIGGAMAGATLAGCTSMFSGDGSAELWHEFTDSEEETFDGHLETFNEDADQELDASGVSSMDEQLETALPANDGPMSFTWAHDWIGVQHENGNLYDGSDAFDVDLEGTYTEAAADAVQWEGNVYGLPYAAETVSLMYNKDMVDEPPETVSEMVDIMEREGEYGIGYPGDPYHYSAYLQGFGGVLYDEDADELGVDDDAVVEGLELIRDNIYEYSPNDLEEDTNLSVFQDGQAPFAVTGPWNLGDLRDAGIDVGVAPLPAPDGGEPTPFTGIQMWYLTSRLEEADDAVHDAVLDWAEWYTTTEDVATTNAQDHATIPVLQSVVGNGDLGDDVGAFSQTVDMGMPMPASKKMDAVWDPVESALDVVLGSGGDPREELENAAEQIRDSWK